The Miscanthus floridulus cultivar M001 chromosome 17, ASM1932011v1, whole genome shotgun sequence genome has a window encoding:
- the LOC136517582 gene encoding uncharacterized protein, with protein sequence MDAFLQRLKRLDAYPKVNEDFYKRTLSGGIVTLVAAVVMLLLFISETRSYFYSATETKLVVDTSRGERLRVKFDITFPSIPCTLLSVDTTDISGEQHHDIRHDIEKRRLDSHGNVIEARKEGIGGAKIERPLQKHGGRLDKGEQYCGTCYGAEESDEQCCNSCEEVREAYKKKGWALTNPDLIDQCAREDFVERVKTQQDEGCNVHGFLDVSKVAGNFHFAPGKGFYESNIDVPELSLLEGGFNITHKINKLSFGTEFPGVINPLDGAQWTQPASDGTYQYFIKVVPTIYTDIRGHNIHSNQFSVTEHFRDGNVRPYSKKPQPGVFFFYDFSPIKVIFTEENRSLLHYLTNLCAIVGGVFTVSGIIDSFIYHGQKALKKKMELGKYR encoded by the exons ATGGACGCGTTCCTGCAGAGGCTCAAGCGGCTGGACGCGTACCCCAAGGTGAACGAGGACTTCTACAAGCGGACGCTCTCCGGCGGCATCGTCACGctcgtcgccgccgtcgtcatgCTGCTCCTCTTCATCTCCGAGACCA GGTCATATTTTTATTCAGCAACAGAGACTAAGTTAGTTGTGGACACGTCAAGAGGAGAAAGGCTACGAGTAAAA TTTGATATTACTTTTCCGAGCATTCCTTGCACCCTCCTCAGCGTTGATACAACAGATATTAGTGGAGAGCAGCATCATGACATT AGGCATGACATCGAGAAGAGAAGATTAGATTCACATGGTAATGTTATTGAAGCAAGAAAAGAAGGCATTGGCGGAGCAAAG ATCGAGAGACCATTGCAAAAACATGGAGGAAGGCTCGACAAAGGTGAACAATATTGTGGCACATGTTATGGTGCTGAGGAG TCGGATGAGCAATGCTGTAATTCTTGCGAAGAAGTCAGGGAGGCATATAAGAAGAAAGGTTGGGCTCTGACAAATCCTGACCTAATTGACCAG TGCGCAAGAGAGGATTTTGTTGAGAGAGTTAAAACTCAGCAAGATGAAGGCTGCAATGTCCATGGCTTTTTAGATGTCAGTAAAGTTGCTGGAAATTTTCACTTTGCCCCAGGCAAAGGATTTTATGAATCAAACATAGATGTGCCTGAGCTGTCACTACTTGAAGGTGGTTTCAAT attacccacaaaataaACAAACTGTCCTTTGGGACAGAATTCCCTGGTGTTATTAATCCACTTGATGG TGCTCAGTGGACACAGCCAGCTTCAGATGGGACATACCAGTATTTCATAAAA GTTGTCCCTACAATATACACTGATATAAGAGGACacaatattcattcgaaccaG TTCTCGGTAACGGAACATTTTAGAGATGGAAATGTTCGTCCATACTCCAAGAAACCCCAACCTGGAGTATTTTTCTTCTATGATTTCTCACCTATAAAG GTGATATTCACAGAAGAAAATAGATCCCTACTCCACTACTTGACAAACCTTTGTGCTATAGTGGGAg GTGTTTTCACCGTCTCTGGTATCATTGACTCGTTCATATACCACGGACAGAAGGCGCTCAAGAAGAAAATGGAGTTAGGCAAATACAGATGA
- the LOC136516222 gene encoding F-box protein At4g18380-like, whose translation MHPKARIHADPVREVDHFDCLPDSLVLLILNKVEDVRSIGRCYAVSKRLCGLVPLVHDVYVKIDRVVAVDGDAEDTLNLSSPKPRNIFSHFLKLMLLTIIKPFHNMRNPNGTGRPLFPQLSQHSPAQVLRNFTHVRNLRIELPSGDVGTEEGVILKWRAEYGSTLQNCVILGGTRVDRKPVGGEHEPSLEDNGSMPESFYTNGGLKLRVVWTISSLIAASTRHYLLRSIINDHPTLRSLVLTDADGQGTLSMGAEQLKEFRENQLLASACSNRTQVPACNMKLKYAPYLELPGGMALQGATLVAIKPSPEGSNGSHPNRKKADGFVFGAFDGPFKAAVKALVKRRTYLLEMNGF comes from the coding sequence ATGCATCCCAAGGCTCGAATCCACGCCGACCCGGTGCGCGAGGTCGACCACTTCGACTGCCTGCCGGATTCGCTCGTCCTGCTGATCCTGAACAAAGTCGAGGACGTGCGATCGATCGGCCGGTGCTACGCCGTGTCCAAGCGCCTCTGTGGGCTTGTTCCCCTTGTCCATGATGTGTATGTCAAGATTGACCGCGTCGTGGCGGTCGACGGCGACGCCGAGGACACACTCAACCTGTCCTCGCCGAAGCCTCGGAACATCTTCTCGCACTTCCTGAAGCTGATGCTCCTCACAATCATCAAGCCGTTCCACAACATGCGCAACCCTAATGGTACTGGAAGGCCATTGTTCCCGCAGCTCTCGCAGCACTCGCCAGCACAGGTGCTCAGGAACTTCACGCACGTCAGGAATCTTCGGATTGAGCTCCCCTCTGGGGATGTGGGTACTGAGGAGGGAGTTATCCTGAAATGGCGGGCAGAGTATGGGAGCACACTTCAGAATTGTGTGATCCTGGGGGGTACCCGGGTTGACCGCAAGCCTGTTGGTGGAGAGCATGAGCCATCTTTGGAGGATAATGGAAGCATGCCAGAGTCTTTCTATACCAATGGCGGGCTGAAACTTCGTGTCGTCTGGACAATCAGCTCTCTAATTGCGGCATCAACGAGGCACTATCTTCTCCGCTCAATCATCAATGACCATCCCACACTTCGGAGCTTGGTACTAACAGATGCCGATGGCCAAGGCACATTGTCCATGGGGGCAGAGCAGCTGAAGGAGTTCAGAGAGAACCAGTTGTTGGCCTCGGCATGTTCCAACAGGACTCAGGTCCCAGCCTGCAACATGAAGCTCAAGTACGCGCCATATCTTGAGCTGCCTGGTGGCATGGCGTTGCAAGGCGCTACTTTGGTGGCTATCAAACCCTCACCTGAGGGAAGCAATGGAAGCCACCCTAACCGTAAGAAGGCTGACGGATTTGTCTTTGGAGCATTTGATGGGCCATTTAAGGCTGCTGTGAAGGCGCTGGTGAAGAGACGCACTTACCTTCTGGAGATGAATGGCTTCTAG
- the LOC136517927 gene encoding large ribosomal subunit protein eL30-like, whose product MAPTKKSKKSTESINNKLQLVMKSGKYTLGYKTVLKTLRNSKGKLIIIANNCPPLRKSEIEYYAMLAKVSVHHFHGNNVDLGTACGKYYRVCCLSIIDPGDSDIISTTPGTQ is encoded by the exons ATGGCTCCCACGAAGAAGTCG AAGAAGAGCACAGAGAGCATCAACAACAAGCTGCAGCTGGTGATGAAGAGCGGCAAGTACACCCTGGGCTACAAGACCGTCCTCAAGACGCTGCGCAACTCCAAGG GAAAGCTGATCATCATCGCGAACAACTGCCCTCCACTTAGGAAGTCTGAGATTGAGTACTATGCTATGCTGGCCAAAGTTAGCGTGCACCATTTCCATGGAA ACAACGTTGATCTTGGCACTGCCTGCGGCAAGTACTACAGGGTGTGCTGCCTCAGTATCATCGACCCAG GTGACTCAGACATCATCAGCACCACCCCTGGCACCCAGTGA
- the LOC136517415 gene encoding uncharacterized protein encodes MGIEVVAKQDAWCSIKKTLRCSITTSWRCASEHWAIFSLVLLLYLLYKYTPGFFAFLLSTSPVIICTSLLLAVLLCHGSAHLPEIHEEKKAPEQSSAGSSSRNVRTEEQQRFSVPTLKKNIAREASFGRRDWNKHADLDENVPLLKQEVATEEYMKYNAEKESKGAFSSKDEYANSFNDVHRNTVDGEEATLGLCSSSENVSEDVKVVAKPDGQGTVSADAQSGEVAEVSDHKSVDGTPGKCKWGRAFSVRRRKKLADIKIEAINSVVDNQLDHSLCSPFDTFGSHDNSSSGFDPDNAERHSPDVSMTVTAPVLDETETGPPLGVDCSCPDLVTTDDSDNHFNISFLDSQPQSVNNEVADNSKAKDDGEEKDDAGTEPALLWTADNEKNVMDLGYSEIERNRRLETLMVKRKSRKNIQFDPDSMGGVADDVSRFRPHVQPISVSARRMNPFADDAEIPGSAPAILHPRDNNPFDFLTDEQSDDSGLPAPDNLEPQEPMPVLHQDAVFRRHESFSFGRPPQSQRHGPSRFKPCFALEEFSLDEASASSFQRQFSDRSVSRLSVVSECDTVSSVGDQEHNDLIRSYIRGVRESSPSLLGQDGGDGDAVSVCAGNECSDGIGFVDNEALNAVIC; translated from the coding sequence ATGGGCATTGAGGTCGTGGCAAAGCAAGATGCTTGGTGCAGCATCAAGAAAACGCTAAGGTGCTCTATCACAACAAGCTGGAGATGTGCCTCTGAACATTGGGCAATATTCAGCCTAGTGCTACTGCTCTACCTGCTGTACAAGTACACGCCGGGTTTCTTCGCTTTCCTGCTTTCCACTTCTCCGGTGATTATATGCACCAGCCTTCTCCTTGCTGTGCTGCTATGCCATGGGAGCGCACACCTACCGGAGatccatgaagaaaagaaggctcCTGAACAAAGTTCAGCTGGGAGCTCGTCCAGAAATGTTCGTACTGAAGAACAACAGAGATTTTCAGTGCCTACATTGAAGAAGAACATAGCCAGGGAGGCAAGTTTTGGCAGAAGGGACTGGAACAAGCATGCTGATCTGGATGAAAATGTTCCTTTGCTGAAGCAAGAAGTTGCTACGGAAGAGTACATGAAGTATAATGCAGAAAAAGAGTCTAAAGGTGCATTTTCTAGCAAGGATGAGTATGCCAATTCATTCAATGACGTGCATCGTAATACAGTTGACGGGGAAGAGGCCACCCTAGGCCTTTGCTCTTCAAGTGAGAATGTCAGTGAGGATGTTAAAGTGGTGGCAAAGCCAGATGGTCAAGGGACAGTATCTGCAGATGCACAGAGTGGTGAGGTGGCAGAAGTTTCAGACCATAAGTCTGTTGATGGAACTCCAGGTAAATGCAAATGGGGTCGTGCTTTTTCCGTGCGCCGGAGGAAGAAGCTTGCTGATATAAAGATTGAGGCTATTAATTCTGTTGTGGACAACCAATTAGACCATTCTCTATGCTCGCCATTCGATACATTTGGCAGCCATGATAACAGTTCATCAGGTTTTGACCCTGATAATGCAGAGAGACACTCTCCTGATGTTTCTATGACAGTCACTGCTCCGGTGCTTGATGAGACAGAGACGGGCCCTCCTTTGGGTGTTGATTGCTCTTGCCCTGATCTCGTTACTACTGATGATTCAGACAATCATTTCAACATATCTTTTCTGGATTCTCAACCACAGAGTGTTAACAATGAAGTGGCTGACAATAGCAAGgccaaagatgatggtgaggagAAGGATGATGCTGGAACTGAGCCTGCACTTCTGTGGACAGCTGACAACGAGAAGAATGTCATGGATCTTGGGTACTCCGAAATCGAACGGAACCGTCGGTTGGAGACACTGATGGTGAAGAGAAAATCAAGGAAAAACATACAATTTGACCCTGACAGCATGGGCGGTGTAGCAGATGATGTATCACGATTCCGTCCCCACGTTCAGCCTATTTCAGTTTCAGCACGAAGGATGAACCCCTTTGCTGATGATGCAGAAATTCCAGGCTCGGCTCCTGCTATTCTGCATCCACGAGACAATAATCCCTTTGATTTCCTTACTGATGAACAATCAGACGACAGTGGCCTCCCTGCACCCGATAATCTGGAACCCCAGGAACCGATGCCAGTGCTGCATCAAGACGCGGTCTTCAGAAGGCACGAGAGCTTCAGCTTCGGCAGGCCGCCTCAGAGTCAGAGACACGGACCTAGCAGGTTCAAGCCATGCTTTGCCCTGGAGGAATTCAGCCTTGACGAAGCGAGCGCAAGCAGTTTCCAGAGGCAGTTCAGTGACAGGAGCGTGTCAAGGCTGAGCGTCGTCTCCGAGTGCGACACGGTCTCTTCAGTCGGCGATCAGGAGCACAACGACCTCATACGGAGCTACATCCGCGGGGTGCGCGAATCATCGCCGAGCCTGCTAGGACAGgacggcggcgatggcgacgcTGTGTCTGTGTGTGCTGGAAACGAGTGCTCGGACGGGATCGGCTTCGTGGACAATGAGGCTCTGAATGCTGTCATCTGCTGA